TCCTGTTATGGCGCATATTACTGTGGTCTTACCGACCTTGACCACCGAAGAACCGAGAACGGATGACTTGGTAGGATTTGACTCGTCATATCTTCCAAACCCTTTATTATTAACTTGAACGCTTCTGAACTCTTCGTACTTTCTCAGATTCGGCCTGATCCcctctttcaaatttctttcCAGGTAGATATCAGGCGCAATTCTGGAAAAAACATTGGGGGTAAACTGGATGAATTCTGGTTGTTCTTCCTCCATTCTTGAGTGCTAGAAATAATTTTCGTTCCTAACAAACTCGCATTTATGATTTAACTTCTACTCGTCCTAGTAGGAAAGTTCGCGCAAACAAGGTACAATATTTCACACCACTTCTAATCTCTCTCACTAACTGATTACCGTTAGAATGTCGAATTCCATCACAATTATAGGTTCGCTGAACTACGATATGGTTACATACACTTACGTTTTGCCAGAGGCTGGACAGACTGTGTTGTCAAATCACTTTGAGTGTCACTACGGAGGAAAAGGACTCAACCAAGCCATATCAGCGGGAAAGCTTTTGGCGCCAGATTCTCAGACAATTGTGAGAATGGTAGGCAAAATTGGCAATGATAGTTTCGGTAAAGAACTGAAGCAGTACCTAGAGGATAATAGAGTGTCCGCCAGTCATGTTTCAACCGAGAAGGATGTATGTACTGGAATTGCCACGATTATTGTTGAGCAGGAGTCTGGAGAAAATAGAATTCTTTGCACTCCAGGAGCCAATGGAAAACTAATTCTTACTGACAATGAGCTTGAAACCGTTtttgaagacgaaaaagACCGAGACTATCCTGGTTttgttattcttcaaaatgagCAACCCGATCCTGTTAGCTGTATCAGCTGGATAAAAAGTCATAGGCCAAACCTCATCATTACTTACAACCCGTCCCCATTCAACGAGGAGATTTTGCTGGACAAAAGGATTTGGAGTTGTGTGAACGTTCTTGTTGTTAACGAGGGTGAAGCCCTGACTTGTGTAAAACAATTGAACTCGTTTTCCGTCAGCGAGATCAAGGATAAGATCAACTCAAATTTAGTACATGGATACACAATTCTTGCAAAAGAATTAAACAGAGTATTGAACCCAGAATCGGGATATAGTTTAGTTGTGATAACTCTTGGATCCCAAGGCTCAGTGTACGCAACCGATATTGAGAGCCAGTACATCCCTTCCCTCCAAGTTGAACCTTCCAAGATCGTAGACACCACAGGTGCTGGAGATACTTTCCTCGGAGCGTTGGTAGTGAAATTGGCACAGAAAGAACCAATTGAGGAGGCTATAAGATTTGCTACCGCAGCATCATCTTTGACCGTTCAGAGACGGGGAGCGGCTGAATCGATTCCCCAATATGAAGACGTGATATCGTTGTTGGAAAGTCATTGATTTTCAGGTGAACCACAAGAGCTGTCGTTATTATTATTGGGCACTCCAACGGAAGAGCTGTAAGAAGAGCACCTATCGTCATCAGAAATTGGCGACCCCAAAATAGAGTCATCAGCATACTCTAAAACAGGAGAATTTTGAAGGTCTTTGGAATCCAAGTATTGCTTACGACGACTCATTAACAAATTGttttgttgtttcttcCTCCTTTTAGCCCCATTTGCTGAAGATACCATTGATGAGGGCTCATTTTGGTCTTTCTCTACCTGATTGATCGACTGACTAGATTCTGCGTCTGCCTCAACGTTGCCAGCATTTTCTAATTCTCTATCGGAATCACATTCCAGTTGTTGTTCATCCAGAGTACTCTCAACTGCCTCGCTAACCTGCACTTGTTGACATTTCTCTTCATAAGCGGTTATAGCATCCTGCATTTCTTTTAATTTGACATAATCTCTAAGGATTTCATTCTCCATTTCTCTATGAACCTCTTCCTGTTCTCTCACTTGTGTCATCATCTGACGAAGGTATTCCCCTCCTAATGGAGTTGAAGACCTTCTTCTGTAAAACAATAGATATGCTGATCCTTTAATAGCCTGCTCAGGTTCTGCAGCTGATACTCTCGCATCATCAAAATAGTACCATTTATGGTCAATATGATTCTTAACGTATGAAGTGTAGTGGCCACCTCCCAATCCCCCAAAATGATTATCAACAGCAAATAAATCATAAATTTCATCACCAGTCTCTGGGTTCACCACATATTCTGACATATCCAATGCTTCAATGGGGAAATCCACTACAGCGTCAATTTTATCACTAAAGCTACGCtgattttcaaatctcttgaGGTGGATCGTTAGGATATCTGGTGTTTTCCAGATTTCAATAGTCTTGGTGGCTTGCCTGTGATCTTTACAATTTGGACAATACCATAGATCGTTTTCGCCTAATAATTCTGGTTTGGAAAATATGTCTAAACATTCTTGTAAGGCTATgttcttgttcaatttctcttcaattaGCTTCTTATTTTGAATAAGTTCTTCGTTTGGAATTACTTCCGGAGTTTCCCAAGTTTGAGTACCACTTTTATCGTCATCATCTCCTaaaccaacaaaaaactTGCCAAAGGAATCTTGCTCCCACTCGCAGACTAAGGCTTGCCTTGTTTTTATCAAAGGCTCAAAAGCATTTGACTCTGTATTAGTAGCAACCTCAGAACAGGGAGGTGAAACGGGAGCTGAATTTTTTGACTCTTCAAACATACCGCCCATCATAGATTCATCATTGGACTCGTCTTGTTGCGTATCTAAGTTGTTGTCGTTTTCGTCGACCTCTTCAACGTTGACATTAACACTTTCCGagtcatcttcatctgcAAGTTCTTCCTCAGCCTCAAATTTTTTATACGTGTAAAAagctcttttcttttcacACAATTTGTCAAGCAAAATAGGTAGGTTGCCAAAGCTGTTATTGGTTTGTGGAAGCCACAAGCTATCGtcttcattctcatctATATCAATGTGCCTGGCACCAAGGTTATACCTTGGTTTGAACTCCCTGCTTGAATCGAACAGTTTGATATTAAAAGCAAAATCTCCAGAGATCTTAGGATTGGCAAACGATATGTCCGAAGTGCAATCAACATCGGATAAAGAGTTATCCTCGTTGGGTGAATCATTTTGGTATTTCTTGTTTAACGTGGGAAAATCAGCGAGCTTGTGTATTTCCTTACTCTCCTGCTTGATTTGGTCGAAGTAATTAAGCGTTGATAACTGGTCATATTTTCTCTCCAATTTGTCTCTGATAGAtccaaaggaaaatgattCATCCTCGGAAATTGTGATAAGAAATGGAAGGCCAAAAGGCTTTGCATAGCGGCCACCATCATCAGAAAGAGTGTTAAAGACTGGAAC
This is a stretch of genomic DNA from Komagataella phaffii GS115 chromosome 3, complete sequence. It encodes these proteins:
- a CDS encoding Putative ribokinase, which codes for MSNSITIIGSLNYDMVTYTYVLPEAGQTVLSNHFECHYGGKGLNQAISAGKLLAPDSQTIVRMVGKIGNDSFGKELKQYLEDNRVSASHVSTEKDVCTGIATIIVEQESGENRILCTPGANGKLILTDNELETVFEDEKDRDYPGFVILQNEQPDPVSCISWIKSHRPNLIITYNPSPFNEEILLDKRIWSCVNVLVVNEGEALTCVKQLNSFSVSEIKDKINSNLVHGYTILAKELNRVLNPESGYSLVVITLGSQGSVYATDIESQYIPSLQVEPSKIVDTTGAGDTFLGALVVKLAQKEPIEEAIRFATAASSLTVQRRGAAESIPQYEDVISLLESH
- a CDS encoding Ubiquitin carboxyl-terminal hydrolase codes for the protein MSTGVSQERNIDETDSDLNSGAQKSQYESIILQRQVVQKMLDTYTMKEGDVFCLVPKDWYQRFFTFTYDPTDNEIFLKIGIINIAELLDANGLVKKPDGEDFVEYEILPYTVFQQLVSWYGLFSGLQPIQRIVIARKDGELELEVYPCYFRLHLMDNERNSLDINNFILSRYSTIRDLKYHATERFNTEFYHSRLWLVDDPNISNLPLTITVSSFEKIKFKKLLVEKIEDFDKTLEEAGLNSCHLVVEYKLKKDSEWPSDITCKPAKLSTGLVGLTNLGNTCYMNSALQCLMHIPELSNYFLYDFYKEEINVDNPLGNGGRLAIAFGSLIHTTLGPKKQIVTYATPKDFKLTLGRFNSMFLGYHQQDSQELLAFLLDGLHEDLNRILKKPYLDKPELKDHLVQDKEAVRQLAEDCWSQHKMRNDSIITDLFVGLYKSTLVCPVCQKISITFDPFNDLTLPLPVDKKWYHQIIFFPETGYPKALDVELDKSSTFDHLKNYVSSKLQVPINDLIGADIFNSQFYKNFEANDPDLNYLPISDLISSGDKTVFYQVKHKPGDLVVPVFNTLSDDGGRYAKPFGLPFLITISEDESFSFGSIRDKLERKYDQLSTLNYFDQIKQESKEIHKLADFPTLNKKYQNDSPNEDNSLSDVDCTSDISFANPKISGDFAFNIKLFDSSREFKPRYNLGARHIDIDENEDDSLWLPQTNNSFGNLPILLDKLCEKKRAFYTYKKFEAEEELADEDDSESVNVNVEEVDENDNNLDTQQDESNDESMMGGMFEESKNSAPVSPPCSEVATNTESNAFEPLIKTRQALVCEWEQDSFGKFFVGLGDDDDKSGTQTWETPEVIPNEELIQNKKLIEEKLNKNIALQECLDIFSKPELLGENDLWYCPNCKDHRQATKTIEIWKTPDILTIHLKRFENQRSFSDKIDAVVDFPIEALDMSEYVVNPETGDEIYDLFAVDNHFGGLGGGHYTSYVKNHIDHKWYYFDDARVSAAEPEQAIKGSAYLLFYRRRSSTPLGGEYLRQMMTQVREQEEVHREMENEILRDYVKLKEMQDAITAYEEKCQQVQVSEAVESTLDEQQLECDSDRELENAGNVEADAESSQSINQVEKDQNEPSSMVSSANGAKRRKKQQNNLLMSRLC